A single Alcanivorax borkumensis SK2 DNA region contains:
- a CDS encoding ATP-dependent zinc protease family protein, producing MKKGFIAFITASLLSSTGMAMATPPSSPNVFGWVEKSMLMPWGVELKTKLDSGALTSSLHATDVDVFEKDGDDWVRFTVDVVDEATGKKVEKTFEKPRYRKVVIRGAGGTERRPVVLMKVCMGNTVYEEQFTLNDRSDMIYPVLLGRRTISHLGYLDVTQTFQHSPQCDENSPVKMDKDQQDDKDIED from the coding sequence ATGAAAAAAGGATTTATCGCTTTCATTACTGCCTCATTACTCAGCAGCACTGGCATGGCCATGGCTACCCCCCCTAGCAGCCCGAACGTATTTGGCTGGGTGGAAAAGTCCATGTTGATGCCCTGGGGTGTGGAATTGAAAACCAAGCTGGACAGCGGCGCGCTCACTTCGTCTCTGCACGCCACCGATGTGGATGTTTTCGAGAAAGATGGCGACGACTGGGTACGCTTTACCGTGGATGTAGTGGATGAGGCCACCGGCAAAAAAGTGGAAAAAACCTTTGAGAAACCACGCTACCGTAAAGTGGTGATTCGGGGTGCCGGCGGCACCGAGCGTCGTCCGGTGGTATTAATGAAAGTGTGCATGGGCAACACGGTATATGAAGAACAGTTCACCCTGAATGACCGGTCTGACATGATTTATCCGGTTCTTCTCGGCCGGCGCACCATTTCTCACTTGGGTTATCTGGACGTGACACAGACCTTCCAGCATTCACCCCAATGCGATGAGAATTCGCCGGTGAAAATGGATAAAGACCAACAGGACGATAAGGACATTGAGGACTGA